The window GCCGACCGTGTCCCCGCGGCGGGCCGCACCTACGATGAGCACCATGCGCGACGCACGTGACGGCGACGTCCGGGCCCGGCGCCGGGGGCTGCTGAGCCCCGTCGGCGTGCCGCTCGTGCTCGCCGCCGTCACCGTCCTCGTCCAGGTCGCGTACCCGCTGCTGGACGGGCGGGCGCTCGCGTGGTCGACGACCGCGACGGTCGTGCTGTTCTGCGCGGCGAGCCTCGCGCACGCCGCGCTCACCGCGGGGGCCCGGACCGCGGTCCTCGTGCTCCTCGTCGCGGGCGGCGCCGGCCTGGTGGCCGAGGCCGTGGGCACCGCGACCGGGTTCCCCTTCGGCCCCTACGAGTACACGGGCACGCTCGGGTGGGAGGTGCTCGACGTCCCCGTCCTCATCCCGCTCGCCTGGACGATGATGGCGTGGCCGATGCTCCTGCTCGGGCGGCGGCTCGCCGACGCGCTCGTGGGAAGCCGGTCACGGGCGACCACGGCGCTCACCACCGCGCTCACCACGGCGCTCACCGCGGTGCTCGGCGGGCTGGGCCTCGCCTCGTGGGACCTGTACCTCGACCCGCAGATGACCGACGCCGGCCACTGGGTCTTCGCCTCCCCGGAGCCGGGGCTGCCGGGCGTCCCCGGCATCCCCCTCACGAACTACGCCGGCTGGGTGCTGGTGTCGCTCGTCATGGTCCGTGCGCTCGACGTCGTCGTGCCGCGGACCGCGGGCCGCGGCCGCGCCGCCGACGAGCTCGTGCCCGCGCTGCTGCTGGGCTGGACGTGGCTCGGCTCGGCGCTGGCGAACGTCGCGTTCTTCGGACGACCCGAGGTCGCCGCCTACGGGTTCGTGGGCATGGGCGTGCTCGTCGGGCCCTACCTGTGGCTGCACGTGCGGGGCGCGCGCCGGAGCCTCGACGGGCCCGCACCGGCGCGGGTGCGCCGCTCCGGGTCGCGGGCGTGAGCCGCGCCCTCCGTCGCGCCGGGTCCGTCCTCACCACCACCGGGACGCTGCTCGCGTGCGCCCTCACCGCCCACACGGTCGTCAACGCGGCCCGGCTGCGACGCCCGCCGGACGACCCGCCGGAGACCACGGAGCGCGTGAGCGTGCTCGTGCCGGCGCGGGACGAGGCGGCGACGCTGCCGAGGCTGCTCGAGCGGCTCGCCGAGCAGGTGGGCGTCCCCGACCTCGAGATCCTCGTGTGCGACGACCGCAGCAGCGACGGCACCGCCGACGTCGTTCGCGCCGCCGCCCGGCGGGACCCGCGCGTCAGGCTGGTGGAGGGCGCCGAGCCGCCGCCGGGCTGGCTCGGCAAGCCGCACGCGTGCGACCGGCTCGCCCGGGCCGCCACCGGCGACGTGCTCGTCCTGGTCGACGCCGACGTCGTCCTGGCCCCGCACGCGGTGGCCGCGACCGTCGCCCTGCTCCGCGGCAGCGGCCTCGACCTCGTCTCGCCGTACCCGCGCCAGGAGGCGGTGACCGCCGGCGAGCGGCTCGTGCAGCCGCTGCTGCAGTGGTCGTGGCTGACGACGCTGCCCCTCGGTCCGGCCGAGCGCTCGCCGCGGGCGAGCCTCGCGGCGGCGAACGGCCAGCTGCTCGCCGTCGACGCCGCCGCCTACCGTCGCGCGGGCGGCCACGCCGCCGTGGCCGGGGAGGTGCTGGAGGACATCGCGCTGCTCCGAGCGGTCAAGCGCACGGGCGGGCGCGGCGTGCCGTGCGACGGCAGCACGGTCGCCTCGTGCCGCATGTACTCCTCGTGGCAGGAGGTGGAGGCCGGGTACACGAAGTCGCTGTGGTCGGCGTTCGGGTCCGCGCCGGGCGCCGCCGCCGTCATGGCCGTCCTGCTGCTCACCTACGTGTGGCCCGCGGCCGCGGCGCTGCTCGGCTCCCGGGTCGGGGCCGTCGGGTACCTCGCGGGCGTGGCCGGCCGCTACGTCGCCGCCGAGCGGACCGGCGGACGGTCCCTGCCCGACGCCCTCGCGCACCCCGCGTCCGTCGCCGCCGCCGCGTGGCTCACCGCCCGCTCGTTCGCGGGGCGGCGCTCCGGCACGCTGACGTGGAAGGGTCGTCCCGTGGGGACGCACCGGCGGAGGGACGGACGATGAGCACGACACCGGCGAGCCGGGTGGTCGTCGTGGGCGCGGGCCTCGGCGGCCTGGCCAGCGCCGTCAGGCTCGCGCACGCCGGTCACCAGGTGACGGTCCTCGAGCAGTCGACGCAGGTCGGCGGCAAGCTCGGCCGCTACGCCCGCGACGG of the Aquipuribacter sp. SD81 genome contains:
- a CDS encoding carotenoid biosynthesis protein, which produces MRDARDGDVRARRRGLLSPVGVPLVLAAVTVLVQVAYPLLDGRALAWSTTATVVLFCAASLAHAALTAGARTAVLVLLVAGGAGLVAEAVGTATGFPFGPYEYTGTLGWEVLDVPVLIPLAWTMMAWPMLLLGRRLADALVGSRSRATTALTTALTTALTAVLGGLGLASWDLYLDPQMTDAGHWVFASPEPGLPGVPGIPLTNYAGWVLVSLVMVRALDVVVPRTAGRGRAADELVPALLLGWTWLGSALANVAFFGRPEVAAYGFVGMGVLVGPYLWLHVRGARRSLDGPAPARVRRSGSRA
- a CDS encoding glycosyltransferase, with protein sequence MSRALRRAGSVLTTTGTLLACALTAHTVVNAARLRRPPDDPPETTERVSVLVPARDEAATLPRLLERLAEQVGVPDLEILVCDDRSSDGTADVVRAAARRDPRVRLVEGAEPPPGWLGKPHACDRLARAATGDVLVLVDADVVLAPHAVAATVALLRGSGLDLVSPYPRQEAVTAGERLVQPLLQWSWLTTLPLGPAERSPRASLAAANGQLLAVDAAAYRRAGGHAAVAGEVLEDIALLRAVKRTGGRGVPCDGSTVASCRMYSSWQEVEAGYTKSLWSAFGSAPGAAAVMAVLLLTYVWPAAAALLGSRVGAVGYLAGVAGRYVAAERTGGRSLPDALAHPASVAAAAWLTARSFAGRRSGTLTWKGRPVGTHRRRDGR